The genome window ATGATTTTTACTTTTTTTAATGAATTATTTTTTTTTGAAATTTTATTTATTCGGCAATGAGAGGAGGTGCTGTTTTGTTTCATCATTACTATTTTTAATATTTTATTTCTCATTGCTGACATTTTTTTTTATTCGTTTAAAGAGCTGGAGTATGCTATGTTTTGTTTCATGAGCATAAAAAGGTGAGTGTTTAGCAATAGCAAGGCTTTGATAAAAAATACAACCCGTATGGGTGGAGATTTTTTATCAAATCTGAAGGACCGGGCCTTGCTATTGCGTTATGAACACGGAGTTACCTTTGCTCGTGAAATAAGACAAAAGCATACTGGTTTTTGAATACAAAAATGAAGGGGAAGTAATGAGAATTGTATTGAGTAACGGTTTTAAGGAGTTAGAAAAACTCATTAATGCCTCAAAATATCTAAAGCCTTTTAAAAGATAAGTTAGCCATTAGATTGGCTTGTAAAGGATATATTGTTGGAATCGTATATGATTTCTAAGACCCACCTGTTAGATACAGTACTGCCCCCCCTTCAAAAGGCATAATATTAAAATCAAAGAAAACTAAACGATTCAGATTCAGGATTTATTCGACAGCATGAAATTGTAACTTTTAATGGAAAGGAAGAACCATTTATAGAAGATTGGGCATTGCTAAAAAGATGTAATTAGATGGATTTGGCTCTAAAGAACTCATGGGATGGTTGCAGAAATAGACTTACAAAGCTGTATTGAATTTGTGTATTTGCAAAAAGCTTTTGCTTCTGTATTGAAACTAAAAGTTCAGTTTTAGTTATTTTTTTGATTCCCGATAAAAAATAATGGAAGACTCAACGATATGGCACTTGAAATGGAAGTTCTTATGAAGTTAGATTCAAATAGCTTTAAAATCAGTTTATTGTGATTAATTTTGAATTACTAATTATGATTATTAAAATAGTTATTACATAAATACCATAAATAATTTAAGAAAGAAGGACGTGATAGTCTGGTCCGTTTTAATTGCAATTGTGCGCGCGGAATATGACTCTTATGAGAAAATATTCTTTAATAGAGGCATAAAAATATTGCGATATTTTTTAAAAATAATAAAAAAGCCCTGCGTGTGTCAGCATCAACAGGGCTTTAAACTGACCAATTCTTAAATAAATTCAGGACACTTTTTAACGAATATACTCTCTGAATGGCAGTATTTTTTTAGAATACCCTGATTAAAGAACTATTCAGGGTATTCAGGCCAATTTATGGAAATGGAAAAAACTTATTATGACTTAAGTTTTAATTTAAATTGGCATTAAAATGTTTAAAAAAGACCTTTTATGAATTCATAATTCTTTTCTAATCTGTTTTCTTCGTTGTTTAGCTCTTTTGATTTTAAAATTTGCAATGTTGTCGATTTGATTTTTATCAAAAATACAATAGATGCAAAAACGAATACTATAATTATAATGGCGAAAAATTGTGTCATAGTTTATTGTTTTAAAACGTTTATTTAATTCAACTGGTTTGATACTGTATGTGTCTTTTTTTCTGTGAAGGAAACCATCTCGTTGACTTTTTTATTTGGTTTTTTTGGATGATTATTGGTGCTAATCATAATAGCCGTAAAAATTAAAAAGACAAAAACAGGGAACATAAAAAACACTTTTGACATACAAAATTTGATTTTATAATTATTTAATAGTTAAAATATACTCAGCAAGCTGATCTAACTGTTCTTGATTGAGTTGCGATTCAAAACCAGGCATTTGAATATAATCTGGACGTTTCTTTCCTGGAGTTTTAATCCATTTTTGTAAATCAGCTATGTTTCCTTTGTAAATTTTTGCCATTTCCAGCACTGGCGGTCCCACTAGCCTTACATCTGTTTTATGACAAGCTGCACAGTATTGACTAAATACTGCTTTTCCTTTGTCGGCTACAGATAAATCGGCGGTATTTTCTTGTGCTTGTGCTTCTTTGCTTTTAGCAATAGCTTCTTTCTTGATTTGTTGAAATTCTTCGGTTTTTAGTTTTACTAATTCTCTGTGTTTTTCTAGAGCATTCATTCGGTAAATCTGACGACCGGAACCCATAAAAACAACAGTAATAGTCATTAGAATCAATACTTTTTTGAAATCTTTGTCTATGGCAGCTTCATCTCCTTTTATTCCTTTCCACATCATCCACATAGCCGGAAGCGCAATGGCAGCTCCTGTGAATATTACTGCTACTAGATTCCATCCCAATCCTTTTGATGGTAATGTTAGTAATACCAATGGGCCAATCAAGAACTGAACTACCGATGCAACTAATGTTAAGGAATACCCTTTTTTCTTTAATTCATATCGGGTAAAAGTCGGGAAAATAGTTTCGAATGGATAATTTTTTCTACCCATATACCAATGCAAGAATAAACCTGTGATGGATAAAGAGGCGAAAATGAAATGGAAATATCTTGGAAAAACATTTGGCAAAGTCATTGCACTGAAAAAGCCTTTTACCAATGCCCATTTCTCTGGGAAGAGCATCAAATTGATATTCGTCAAGAAAATAAACGGAATAAACATAAAGATCACAACCGCCAAAGCCAAGATTGAAATATGAATGGCTTTATGGTTTTCTAAAATCTTCCAAGTGTATTTATGCAGATAAGTTAATAGAAAAGCTACGGTAACCAAAGGAATTACGGCTAACCACATTAAACCTGTCAGTGCATTTGCCGAATAGAAATATACGGTGTAAAGCACGTTGATACTCAATAATGGAGCAATTCCCATTACGACCGCCATACTTTTGTTTACGGTTATTGTCGCCGCTATTTCGTGGGCTAATACATCATATTCTTTGTTTTTCAGCCCTTTTATTTGTGACCAAAGGGTTAGCAATGATCCTCCAACCATTAGATTCACAAATAGAATATGTACTAGAAAGGAAACGACAAGTATGATTATCAATAGCCATTCGGGTAAAGGCAATGGCAGTGGAATGTCTTTTGGAACAGGTGTTACGCTTTGTAATGCGATAAATAAACTAGTCAACATCTTATTTGTTTTTATTAATTAGAGCCGAAGCTGTATTGTTTGGATTTATGGAAACGCCTTCTTCTTGGGCACCTTCCAGAACATCGCCTGTCCGCTGTAAATAGCTGATGTAAGTTGCCAAGGCTTCGGCTTCTTTTTCATTTCCGGGAAATTCAGGCATAAAAGTTCGTCCGTTGTGCATATTAGGCATATAGGCGGCCATTGCGTCAATGTTAAGAGGTTTTCCATTGCCGCTATACATTCTGTCAAAAACATATACAACACTATTGACACCTTGGGCTGTATGACAACGACTGCAAGCTATGATGAAAACATTTTTTCCTGCTTCGACTTTGTTGTCTTCGGTAACTTCATTTACAGAGGTGTAAGTGGCGTGTTTTAAAATTCCATCTTGTTTATAAACCACATAATCGTCTTTTAGCAAAAGATTGGAATACATATATTGGCTGATTACATACGGTTTTCGAATAAATTCACGTACACGTTCGAAAAACCCGAGGTAAGCCATAGCAGTAATAACGGGTATAATAACAAGATACGGTTTTAGTAATTTTGTTTTATAGATTCCAATAAATGCGATAATCAAAGTAAGAGCTACTCCTCCAAAAGCAAAATACATTAGTAGATTGTAGTATTGCGCAAAAGCGATAGTTCCTACTGCTGTACTCAAATTTTCGGTCATTGCATCTGGCATTGCCCGGTAGTACATATAGGCTGCAACTAGTGAGAGCGGTGCCCAAAACAATAACCATTTTGAAGCATATTTTACGGCATTAATTCTAATTTCGGTTCCAGCTTTTGTAAATAATGTAATTAAAAACATTCCGAAGATACCAGCCACAAGCATTGCTGTTGGGGTTCTGAAAAAGAGCTGGGGTAGATATATTGGATTAGTGAAACCGTTTAGTAAAGTATGATTGGTTTCCCAGTTCCCTGGATCCATCATAAAACCAAGTATGGAAACAATTATTGCCATTGTTATCCAAGAAAATAAACTCAAATACCATCCAAATTTAATATGACGCAATTTTGCTCTTAAAGTGGTATTACTGTTTTTCCAAGTCAGGAAATAAATCATAATCAAAACAACTTCGGTAACAAAAACCAGCCATTCTGTAAACCAAGCCCAGTAAAAAACCCGAATTAAACTTCCGATAGATGCAGGACTCACAAGTGCCACCGAAAACCATATTCCAACACCCGTCATTGCGCCGATGGTTGTAGTAATAATAAAAGCGACTTTCATTATTTTATACACCATATTGTCCCATTCCATATCGGTGATTTGGTCTTTACCGCTTCGGGAAACGCCTCGTTGTTCGAGCCAAGTTACAAATGGCATAAAACCAACAGCTAGTCCGTGATTAATAATAACGTGTAGAATGGCGATGATTGCAATTAGCATTCGATTATTGAGCCAGTCTAAATGAAACATTGGAAAATCCATAATAACATAAATTTGATTCCGCAAATTTCAGTCAGAGCTCATTATTTTACTAAAAATAATTAAGCAGAATATTTAGAAAAACGTTCCTGATTAGTTTGATAAAAATGCTTTTTTTACAGGTATTTACACTTTGTAATTTAGATTTTCAATCCAATCGTATCGTTTTTTAGTTATATATGGGATTATATTTTGAAAGATTAAGTTTGAGGATTACTTTCGCTTCAAAAAAACAATTGAAATTACTGCTCTCCATAAGCTTAACAATCATCTTGTTTCTAAATTTATTTAGTAGTGCATTCGTGTACACACTATTCAAAATCAACCAAGACGAAATTGCCAAAACACTTTGTGTATTGAGAGAACAAAAAAACAATACCTGTAATGGAAATTGTGTTTTAAAAGCAGAATTAAAAAAACAAGCCGAAAAAGAAGAGAAAAACACCACTCTTTTAAAAGAAAAAATAGAGAGTATTTATACGATTACTGAAAACGAATACAACCTTCCCTTTATTAAACTTCCGTCGATAACTAAAATATCGATTTTCTGTAAAATTGCAAAAACAAAATCCATTTTTTTTACTATTTTTCGTCCACCAATTGCATAATTATAGTATTTAATTACCATTTCAAATATCTTGAAATGTAACTTTTGTTGGCTTTTTGCGAACAAAACAATTATTAATATTTATAATTATCAAAATGAAATCACAGATTGCTACGCCTGTTCGCCAATATGGCTCGGGTCACGAATTCCGCTTACAAAATAAAGTAAGTATGAGTAAATATATACTTTTCGTCCTAATTTTTATTGGGCAATTTTCCTTTTCACAAAACATAACAGGAACAATCAAATCTCAAGCTGGCCAAGTGGTGCCTTTTGCCAATGTTAGTGTGCTTAATAGTGCTACTGGAACGGTTGCCGACAAAGAAGGCAATTTTAGTCTAAACCTAAAAAAAGGCAATTATCAAATTCAGGTTACTGCCGTAGGTTTTGCATCAAAAGTGCAACAACTTAAAGCTACAGACCAATCACAAACGGTTGAAGTAACGTTATCAGCCAATACACAAGCATTGGACGAAGTTATAGTTACTGCCGATAAAGTTGAAACAAACATACAAAAAACACCAATAGCCATCACTTCTTTAAATGCCAAGCAGTTAGAAAATTACCGAGTATGGACTATCACCGACCTTACTGCATTGGCTCCGAGTACTTTTACGGTAGAACACGGAAATACCACAGGGTCTAATTTTTTAAATATTCGTGGTGCTATGGGCTTTTCAAATGACCAAGCAGTGGCTACTTATGTCGATGGCGTTTATCAATTTGATTATTTTTCTGCACCGCTCAATTTCAGTAATATAGAGAGAGTAGAAATTTTACGTGGACCACAAGGAACGCTCTATGGCAGAAATGCCTTTGGAGGTGTACTCAATGTCATTACTAAAAGACCTATAAACCAAACAAGCGGATTTGCCACAATGGATTTTGGCAATTATGGGCAACAGCGTTATAGTGTAGGTTTTAACGCACCACTAATAAAAAATAAATTATTTGTGAATGCAGGTTTGCAATCCAACGCTCGTGGCGCTATTTATTCAAACCCTACATTAAACACCCAAGATTTCGACCACCACAACGCATATACCGGAAATGTGAACCTAAAATATCTTGTATCGGATAAATGGACAATCGATTGGAATACTAGGTATGAAAACGACAAAGACAAGGGTGGATACCCTTGGGCAGCTACCTATGAATCGGCAATTGCCAACCCTTATACGGCTTTCGGAAATTGGGATAATACCGAACGCAGAACCAATTTCAACACGGATTTAGCAGTAAAATATTATGGAAAGGACTTTAATTTTACATCTATTTCTTCTTTTGTAGATTATCATATTTGGATTCCGGGAAGATTTGATTTTGATTTTACTGCTGACCGACTTATTAGTGGTACCACTTGGTCAAAACAAAATCAATTGACGCAGGAATTTCGCTTTTCTTCTCCTGCAAATGCCGGTAAGTTAAAATGGACTGCAGGTTCTTATTTATTCGGAGAGAAATCCAAGAATGGTAGCACTACTTATTTTGATGAAGACTATGCATTATTTGATCCTAATGCTCCTTATTCTTCTATCAGCAATGGCAAAAGAGATGCTTATGGCGTGGCGTTTTTTGGGCAAGCTACTTATGCTTTTACACCAAAATTTGATGTTACTGTTGGTGCCAGATATGATATAGAGCACCGAGAACTTACTCAAAACTCCGAGTTTGAAAAAGATGGTGTCGTAATGCCTGTAACCGAGGATAGTACTGTTAAGAAAACTTTTAACGCCTTTACACCAAAAGTTATTTTGAGCAACAGATTGACCGAGAATACTATGGTTTATGGATCTTATGCAAAAGGATTTAGAGTAGGAGGATTTAATTTTGGCAGTACGACGAACCCAACTTACAAACCTGAAAATTCAGATAATTATGAAATAGGTACCAAAAACAATTTGTGGAATAATAAATTAAAATTAAACCTGACCGCATTTTATTTTCAGCAAAAAGACCAACAGGTATCTACCTCACAAGACGGTGTAAACTATGCTACGCTAAATGTTGGCGATATGGATAATTACGGATTAGAATTAGAAACATCTGTAATTCCTGTCAAAAATTTGCAAATAGATTGGACAGCCAGTACTTCGCATAGCGAATACAAAAAACTGGAACTTTTTGATGCAGCTACCAATACTGTAATAGATTATAAAGGTAACAAGGCAATTAATAATCCTGCGGTGCTGTCTATGTTTGCCGCTCAATATGATGTGCCTTTTTCTAAATCATCTCAAAACTTCAAAGCATTTATAAGAGGAGAATATAAATATGTAGGAGAATATAAATTGGATTTTGTAAATGCTTACCACCAGGGTTCTTATAATATGCTCAATGCCAGAGCGGGTATTACCAGTAAGCATTTAGACATTGCATTGTGGGCACGTAACCTAACCGATGTGCGTTATATGGCTTTTGGTTACGGAGCTTATATGATGGGGACTCCAAGAATGTGGGGTGTAACATTGACAGGGAAATTCTAAAAAATATTGGGAGTTGGTAAAATATTTTGCCAACTCCATTAAAAAAATAACGATTATGAGAGCCATTTTTATAAATCTAATGCTACTGACATTATTGTTTGGATGTAAAGAAAATGACAATAACGATGCTCCTAAAAAAATAGAGAAACTATCGGAAAACGATAAAGTTATAAAGTCAAAAATTACCGATACCATTACCGCTGAAAATCATTCAGAAATAATGGATATGATTCTGGGTAAACCCAAACAACAGATAAAATCTATTGGAATTTTAGTTTATGATGGAGTTAATGATTTGGATTTTAGTGGTCCAAAATATGTTTTGGGACAAACAGGAAACAAAGTACAATTAATAGCTATAAAGCCTGGGAATGTTACAACGGTAATGGGAACGCAAATTGTTCCCAACACAACAATTGACCAAGTAAAACAGTTGGACATTTTGGTTATTCCTGGGGGATTCAAAGGAACTATTGAAGCGGCGTATAATGAAAAACTGCACGATTGGATTAGAATGATTGATAAAAATTCAAAATATACTTGTGGGGTTTGTACAGGGGTTTGGGTACTTGGTGCCACAGGATTATTAAAAGACAAATTCGCCGTTACCAATTGGTATAACGAAGATAAATTCCTGGAAAAATACGGTGCAAAACCTGCACACAAAAGATATACCAATGATGGAAAATATTGGACATCGGCTGGAGTTACCGCAGGAATGGATATGGCATTGGCAATTGTTAATGATAATTGGGGCGAAAAATACACCCAAGGTATAATGTTGGATATGGAATATGATCCACATCCGCCAATTGAAGGGGGAACTCCAGAAAAAACAGGTTTTTTAGTCGAATGGATGATGAATGCTATGTATGATGCAGGTGTAAACCCTATTGTTGACAGTCTGGAAAAGGTTAAAAAGAACAAACTAAAATATAAATAATTATGAAATCACAGATTCACGAACTCCAAAAATTGAATAGAATTAGCGTGAGTAAAAAAATACTCTATGTGATTTTAGCATCAATAACCTTGTTTAGCTGCAATAATTCTGCAAAAGAAAATCCAGAGCAAAAGCCCGCCACTCACGAAGAAATAATGAGCCGTTTGGATAAGCCAAAACTAAATATCAAAACAGTTGGTATTTTGCTGTATGATAATTTTTCGACAATGGATGCAATGGGGCCCTATCAAGTATTAAGTGAAATGATGGGAACGCAGGTTTTTTTTGTAAGTAAGCACAAAGGAATTATAAAAAATAGTAGCGGAATAAAAATTCAGGTAGACCGTGATTTTTCGGACACTAAAAATCTTGACATTCTTCTTATTCCGGGTGGAGGTACAGAAACATTATTACTTACAAAAGATACCGAAACTTTAGATTGGATAAGAAAAATTGATAAAACAACCCAATTTACAACAAGTGTTTGTAATGGTGCTTGGATACTTGGAGCCACAGGATTATTGAAAGATAAAAACGCAACAAGCCATTGGTACAATGCCAAAGAAATGCTAACAATGTATGGTGCCAATTTTCAACAAAAACGCTGGGTTAGAGATGGCAAATATTGGACTAGTGCAGGCATCACAGCAGGTATTGATATGAGTCTTGCCATTGTTCAGGAAGTTCGTGGCGATAACTATTTGAAAATAACAATGCTAGATTTAGAATATGATCCAAAACCACCATTACAAGGAGGTTCGGTAACAAATACCGACAAAGAAACTGTAAAAATGATGAAAGAAATGTAAGATTCAATGTTTGGACCTGTATTGGACAGTATAAAAAAGGGAAAGTAAAATAGCTTCTTTAAAAGAGTAAAATAGTAGCGTAAAAATTTCAATCCGTATTGGAATAACTTTTCATTGTTATACCAAAATGAAAAAGTGCTTTCACTCTAATAAAATTATAATTATAAAATTACAAAATGAAAAAAAAAATTTTTATCGCGGTGGCTTTAGTAGCTTCATTGCAAATTTATGCACAAGAAAAGGACAGCATAGAAAAAAAATATACCCTAATGGACGAAGTGATTATTGAAGGAGTCCGAAAGTTTAAGGACGTTTCAAGCGAATTGGCTTCAAAACTTCCAATTAAAAATTTAGAAAATCCGCAGGTTACCGCTTCGGTTTCGCCACAGCTCATTAAAAATAGAAATTTTTACACTCAAGGCGAAATGCTACAAAATGCCACTGGTGTTGCCCCTAGCTGGGCAGGTATTTCCCCATATTATTCCATTAGAGGATTTCGTACGCGTTCGAGTTTCAGAAATGGGGTTAATGGTTATGTAGCATCTGATATAGATCCTGTCAGCTTAGCCCAGTTAGAGGTTATCAAGGGGCCAAGTGCCGTAATTTTCGGCGGCGGTGGGGCTACAATGATAACTTTTGGCGGACTCATTAATCGTATTACCGTAAAACCGCAGCATATGGCATTTGCCAATATTAGTGTGTCGGGTGGTTCTTATGATCTGCAAAGGGCAACAGTTGATATTAACAGTCCCCTTGACAAAGACGGGAAGATTCTAGCCAGACTAACCGGGGCTTATACTTACAAAGGCTCTTTTCAGGATCAGGGTTTTTCAAAAACTTTTTTTGCTGCTCCAAGTATTTCTTATCAGGTTAATGATCAAATGAAGATTCAGCTGGATGCCGAAATTTTAAACAAAACGGCTACTAATAACCCACTGTACCAAGTGGCTTTAGGCAGTGCTAAATCGTCTGAGGAACTGAATTTGGATTACTTTCGTTCTTTCCAGGATAATACTGTAATTTTGAACAATAAGGCAGTAAATATTTATGGAAAAATTACTAATCAGCTTTCACCAAACTGGAAATCTGAAACCAATTTAATTTCAGTTAATAATAAAACTCCAGGAGATTATATACGACTGCGATTGGATGATAACAGCCAAAATGTTACCCGAAGAGTGTACAGAATGTACCCGGAAAATATTACCAGCCAGCAAATTCAACAAGATTTTGTTGGAAATTTCAATATTGGAAAAATAAAAAACCGACTTGTTACTGGAGTTGAATATTACCATTATCTCTATGCTATCAGTAGTAAATCTATGAATTTCACTAAAGTTCCAGCAACTGGAATTGATGGTCAAAATGCTCTTTTTAATAATGAATACATTGCTTCTCAATTGGCTTCAAAACCGTATGGAGAAAATTATAAGGCAGTTCAGGATCATTATTCATTTTATATTTCGGATGTTATTAATCCCCTTGAGAATCTTAGCCTGATGTTGAGCGCAAGAATAAATCATATTGACAACAAAGGAACGCAGGATTTATTAACAGCCACCACAACTGCTGATTACAAACAGACTGCTATTTCTCCAAAATTGGGAATTAATTATCAAATCATTCCTCAAAAAATTTCATTATTTGCTAATTATATGAATGGTTTTCAAGCCCAAGCACCTCAATCAGTAAATGGTGAGATGACCAATTTTCAGCCCGTTTATGGAAATCAATGGGAATCGGGAGTTAAAATATCTCTGCAAAAGAACTTATTGGATGCCGTTTTGAGTTATTATAGTATAGATGTAACCAATGTGGTAAGGCAAGATCCAAATAATACCGCCTCTTATTTACAAGATGGTGAGCAGCGTAGTAAAGGTTTTGAAGCTGATTTAGAATCAAATCCAATCAAAGGATTGTTTCTGCATACAGGTTTTGCTTATAACGACAGTGAACTTATCGTTTCAGATGCACTTACTCAAGGTTTAAGACCTGTAGATGCGGGTCCTAAACTTTCCGGAACCTGGTACATCAATTATGCTCCGCAGTCAAAAAGTTTAAACGGTTTTTCTTTAGGCTTGGGCGGGAGTCATTATGGTAAAGACTTAATTATCAATAATACTAATGGTTCTTTTTCTACAGATGCTTACACCTTAATCAATTCTGTTTTAAGTTTTGAAAAAGCAGGATATGTTTTTTCTCTTTCTGCTAATAACCTGCTTAACGAGCACTATTGGTATGGAGGCCGTGGTATGATTACGCCAGGAATGCTGCGTGAGGTTATCTTATCTTTTAAATTGAAATTATAAAGCTTTATTTTTAAACTTAAAGTGAAAAAAATCACAAAAATATCATTTAAGATTCACAGTTACCTCGGATTAATTTTCGGGGTACTGTATCTTTTTTTCGGAATTTCGGGTGCATTACTGGTTTTTCAAAAAGAGATCGAATATTTCAATAACCCGCCAATGCACTACTGTGCAAAGGGAAGCAATTCCATTTCATTAAACGAGATGTATCATAAAGTTTCAGAAAGGTATCCTGAAGCACGACAGATTATGCTGCATACTTTTCCAAGAAATACGTGTGATAGCTATGAATTTATGATTTATAATTATCAGGATAATGTGGCTCATAATTATCTCTACTGCTGTATGGTTGATCCTTATAGCGGGGAAATTATAAAAGAAGGCGATTTTAGCTCCTTTCATTCCCCATTTTTTCGCTGGCTCTATCTGGCGCACTATTCGCTTTTAATTGATAAACCAGGCAGACTCATAACGGCTATTGCTGCAATTGCTTTATTGATAAACTTAATTACCGGTGTGATCATTTATCGTAAAAAAATATTTACTACACTTATATTCAAAGAGAAGTTAAATCGTAAATCTGCCAGAACCTTTAATTCATCGCTCCACAGGGCTATCGGCGTCTGGACTTTGATGCTTAATTTTATTCTGTTTTTTACCGGTTTCTGGATGAATAAAAGTCTTTTTTTACCCGCAGAATGGGAAATAACTCCCCAAAAAGAACAGCATTACAAGGTAAAAGCAAATATTGATCAAGTGATTAAAAATGCAAAGGAAATTCGGAATTTCAATCCAATAGCTGTAAAAATAGCTAATGATAAAAACACTGAAATAGTAGTAAGTGGTGAGTTTTCGGATACCAAAAATCCGCTTTATTTTGGTAAAGGCAGTGACGTTTATTATGACCGTGATAGTGGAAATTGGCTAAAAACAATACGGATTGAAGAAAAAACATTTTCTGACCGTTTTTATTGGATGATGAAACAGCTTCACCGAGGTGATTATGATAATATTTTTATCAAAATTCTTTATGTATTTGCCGGGTTTAGTCCCGCAATCCTTTCCATTACGGGATTTTTTCTTTGGAAAAGAAAAGGCAGAAAACAAAGGGATTAATGGTATAAAATCTGGTATTTATACTATTTCTTAAAGTACCTAAAATGTTTATCAAATACACAGTAGTTCGGTTTTCTATTTTTTACAAATAAAAAAAGTGTGAGTTTATGTAAGCTCTCACTTTTTTTATTTACATTTTTTAGGATAGTTTCAAAATTGTAAACGTTCCTGCTTTTTTTATTTTACTGCTTCGCCAAATATTCTTCTGGTTTCATCAAGAATTCG of Flavobacterium marginilacus contains these proteins:
- a CDS encoding PepSY-associated TM helix domain-containing protein, with product MKKITKISFKIHSYLGLIFGVLYLFFGISGALLVFQKEIEYFNNPPMHYCAKGSNSISLNEMYHKVSERYPEARQIMLHTFPRNTCDSYEFMIYNYQDNVAHNYLYCCMVDPYSGEIIKEGDFSSFHSPFFRWLYLAHYSLLIDKPGRLITAIAAIALLINLITGVIIYRKKIFTTLIFKEKLNRKSARTFNSSLHRAIGVWTLMLNFILFFTGFWMNKSLFLPAEWEITPQKEQHYKVKANIDQVIKNAKEIRNFNPIAVKIANDKNTEIVVSGEFSDTKNPLYFGKGSDVYYDRDSGNWLKTIRIEEKTFSDRFYWMMKQLHRGDYDNIFIKILYVFAGFSPAILSITGFFLWKRKGRKQRD
- a CDS encoding TonB-dependent siderophore receptor; the encoded protein is MKKKIFIAVALVASLQIYAQEKDSIEKKYTLMDEVIIEGVRKFKDVSSELASKLPIKNLENPQVTASVSPQLIKNRNFYTQGEMLQNATGVAPSWAGISPYYSIRGFRTRSSFRNGVNGYVASDIDPVSLAQLEVIKGPSAVIFGGGGATMITFGGLINRITVKPQHMAFANISVSGGSYDLQRATVDINSPLDKDGKILARLTGAYTYKGSFQDQGFSKTFFAAPSISYQVNDQMKIQLDAEILNKTATNNPLYQVALGSAKSSEELNLDYFRSFQDNTVILNNKAVNIYGKITNQLSPNWKSETNLISVNNKTPGDYIRLRLDDNSQNVTRRVYRMYPENITSQQIQQDFVGNFNIGKIKNRLVTGVEYYHYLYAISSKSMNFTKVPATGIDGQNALFNNEYIASQLASKPYGENYKAVQDHYSFYISDVINPLENLSLMLSARINHIDNKGTQDLLTATTTADYKQTAISPKLGINYQIIPQKISLFANYMNGFQAQAPQSVNGEMTNFQPVYGNQWESGVKISLQKNLLDAVLSYYSIDVTNVVRQDPNNTASYLQDGEQRSKGFEADLESNPIKGLFLHTGFAYNDSELIVSDALTQGLRPVDAGPKLSGTWYINYAPQSKSLNGFSLGLGGSHYGKDLIINNTNGSFSTDAYTLINSVLSFEKAGYVFSLSANNLLNEHYWYGGRGMITPGMLREVILSFKLKL